The Gigantopelta aegis isolate Gae_Host chromosome 9, Gae_host_genome, whole genome shotgun sequence genomic sequence caaaaaaccccaacaactccccccccccccccccaaaaaaaaaaaaaccccaaaaaaacaaaacaaaacccaaacccaaaccccccccAGCGGATATGATCCCGAAATGCATAACCTTTATTAGGGTAAAATGATCTGGAATGGAACACGCTCGTGAATCGGACAACTTTGAAGCTGTATTTCTGGGGTTTTACACAATAACtgtgattaaataataaataaattataaagatTAGCTATAGAACCTTTGCGATTTGTCATTTGTTCTAGCGTCGCGTGATTTCTGCCTTTTTATTTACCACTAGAAGAAATCAACCACGGCGGGAGTTTTGAATACGATATAATACACAttcataaagtatttaaaataagaAGCAAAGTGGGAATATCTATACAAAaaggtttttgtaaataatttcagttttatttgatgtaagaagaaaagtaaaaagtgtttttgaaacaaacaaaaaaacccaacaacccccCAACAACTATTTTtatgtccaatttagaaaacagtcggctcaaaaataaataacgtaataaattccatagcatgaaaaaaggcgctccctgtgggacggactataagttatttattgcCTTGCATATACATCTACATATAGGCTACCTAAATCTATTACTGCACATTGCGTTCTTACGTGTTTGTATGTTCATTACATTGACTGCTTCCCCAATTGGCTGTATTGATACAATAAACTTAACTGAACTCAACTGAAAGTTCTATtatcaagttttattttaaagttatggATCGACTTTTTCAGGTACATGTGCTAGGAGAACTATTGGTGTTCATAGACTGGCGTTTATGATAGACCGAGGACAATGCTACATTGCGCGTGGATTGGAGGTGTCACATCTGTGTCACCAGCAACTGTGTATAGCGGGCAAGCACCTCAATCTGGAGCCACCTAGCGTGAACAAGAACAGAAACATCTGCAAACACATTGGACGATGCAAGGGTCATGTCGGGTATCCGAAATGCGTAATGTGATATTGGACCAGTCTGTAATTCCACGCGGCAACCAGggaatgaaaatgttatattgtacgTTGAAATActtgaaataaatgtttcattaattttaattatttgttatttatgaatcGGGGATTACGGTGTTAAAcaaatttatacatgtaatttaaaacGAATATGCAAACCTGTTTCCCCTATTCAACATTGCAATATTTCGATTTATATAATAGTGACCACGGGTGTGAAGAATTTCTGAAAGGAGTTGATGAACGAGTAATTTGTATTGtcaatatattatactttttggGAGGCTTTCCAAGGCAAAGCACTACAAAAgatgaggggtggggtggtgtgttGGAAAAGTTGTCTGCATAAAAAATAGTTTCCGAATTACATAATCATAGAAAAGTTTGCATAAAAAATATTCCCTGAATTACATATTCCTGAAAAAGATATTTGCGTAAAAAAATATTCCCAGAATTACATATTCAAGGAAAAGTTATTTGCGAAAAAAATATTCCCAGAATTACATAATCATGGAAAAAAGTTGTTTGCGTAAACTTATTTCCTGAAAATGGGTGTGACAGTACCTTTATAATAAAGAACAAACACACTATGTGTAAAAGATGTATTTATTAacaacatcattttattaataaaaaatatgttgattaatttgatataatgtactataaatatacaatcACGAACGTAAATAATGTCCACTGCTTGCTAAATTAATTCAATCAGTTGATCTGTGAATACAAATACACTTTTACAAGCCGTACACTACAGCGAACAACAAGTAACTTGGGGTATTgcttgagagaaaaaacaaaaacattacaagCTTTCTACACGATCACACGTCACGCATCAATTTAATGTGTCATTCATTCAGGGCTacattcagccagaccgagcagaaaaacgtccactAGACTAGGGCTGAAGTAGGCCTACGCTCGCATTCTCAGAATCTGGGTTGCGTTTAGCCAAACCGAGTAGGAAAGCGTTTGAATCCaacatcaatcaatcaaccatttgaatTGTGCTAACATACACAGAAGGTTGACTCACGTTTTACTTGTGTTCAAAACAAGACAAGATTTTGCTATCCAATACCcttcacattaaaataaatgactacattggaaaccagtcaaatagttcgcggaCGTTAGCGTCACTCGCTGTTGCTGAACGCAGGCCAGGCGTCCAATCGTCACAAACAAACATGTAAAATCGACAAGCACTAAAGATATTCATTCTTGTGTGGCACACAGCAAATTTGTTCCAAATCTCTATTTCATAGCAAAAATACAATTAACAAGTGACTACacgtaaaaaatttttttaacataatatatatatagcatgaaCAGTAGATGAATACATTATTGAATTACTAAACAGTACATTAAATACTACATGCATGTACTTTACGAAATGCTTATTTGTAGTGTTCGTATTATGTCCTGTATTGCTCAACAAACAAGTTGGGAGGCTATATGCACAGAAAAGACCTGCGAACTGATTCACTAGactctcgtaactttgcgatctcacagtgcaatgaaAAAATACTGCAAAAGCGATTAAGAGAGTTTAAGAGAGCGTTGTGAATGAAACCCCTGTCGTATAAGAACAAAAACTACATTAGCATTGTTGACATACTAGGCTATAATATAAGCCTATGCCTCTCGTACGAAAAGACTGAATTGACgttctacatgtataatatagccTCTGCCACTCACACGAGAACACTGCATTGACATTCTATAATACTATAGCCTATGCCGCTCATATGAAAAGCACCAAGTATTTAAGACTGAGTCGCACGAATTGcgtgacttgaaatatacaccGCGTACGATCTTCTTCAGCTAACGCTCGCTAACTAAGGATGTTTTGCAAATATATTAAACAGATGGCGttatcacaaaataaacaaaccttTCTCCTCCTCCCCCTGATTTATGGCTACGGAGCCTTAATTCAGTTATATACAACAGTATCGATAACAAGTAGGACATGACTACTTGTTTAACTGGTTCAATATACTATTTTCAGGACAAATTGAatgcatatacagtgaaacatgGTCTAACGGTTACCTGTAATAAGCAGCTACCTGTGTTAAGAAGCCATTTA encodes the following:
- the LOC121380365 gene encoding uncharacterized protein LOC121380365; amino-acid sequence: MYDEQGFFERYRKHLREKSRAENNGCVFWTGAVHKTGRSGSVYGAIRVQLPGTCARRTIGVHRLAFMIDRGQCYIARGLEVSHLCHQQLCIAGKHLNLEPPSVNKNRNICKHIGRCKGHVGYPKCVM